From the genome of Vicia villosa cultivar HV-30 ecotype Madison, WI linkage group LG2, Vvil1.0, whole genome shotgun sequence, one region includes:
- the LOC131653954 gene encoding scarecrow-like protein 11, producing the protein MLSPNTFVQDFCVPNTVNPETNGFELEDPSSSSSPSSDTTSNGGGGSLDVTRYSNHILRYISDILMDEEDELENKPCMLQECLRLQAAEKSFYDVLDHNNHPSSNDDQDGNFGRTVSFESNSGGSCTTDNSNESDWVNLVGEIDSSSLQLQTPLVEENYYDLIEPDPVSIESQTASRFQDGTWSWNDIQPVIAVEEVSASASASLVTREKRSHRMDGDDVNCNNEQEGRGSKLSANFSDELEPPEILDEVLFYQTGRHQLQQAPQNVDSGGKAIVRRSRLKKGSTDNAAAVDLWTMLTQCAQAVASYDQRNTNELLKQIRLHSSPYGDGLQRLAYYFAQGLEIRLAAETPSYVPVEVATAGDMLKAYKLFFTASPLQRMTNGLITETIFSIVKNESSVHVIDFGICYGFQWPCLIKKLSTRPGAKLRITGIEIPQPGFRPAEWVEETGRRLEKYCKKFNVPFEYNCIAQKWDTIRIEDLKIDRNEMTFVSCLYRLKNLPDETVAVNCPREAVLKLVRKINPKIFFHGVVNGSYSAPFFLTRFREALYHFSSLFDMFEANVPREDTQRFMLEKGLFGKDAINVIACEGAERVERPETYKQWQIRNKRAGFKQIRLDSKLVNETKVVLKREYHKDFVVDEDGKWVLQGWKGRILNAFSAWVPA; encoded by the coding sequence ATGCTTTCTCCAAACACCTTTGTGCAAGATTTCTGTGTTCCTAACACAGTAAACCCAGAAACAAATGGTTTTGAGTTGGAAgatccatcatcatcttcatcaccttcttcTGACACAACCTCAAATGGAGGAGGAGGTTCCTTAGACGTGACAAGATACTCCAATCACATCCTCAGATACATAAGTGACATACTCATGGATGaagaagatgagttggagaacaAACCCTGCATGTTGCAGGAATGTTTAAGACTCCAGGCTGCTGAAAAATCATTCTATGATGTTCTTGATCACAACAACCATCCTTCATCAAATGATGACCAAGATGGAAATTTCGGTCGAACTGTTAGTTTTGAGAGCAATAGCGGTGGCAGCTGCACCACTGATAACTCGAATGAATCCGATTGGGTTAACCTTGTTGGAGAAATCGACTCTTCTTCGTTACAACTGCAAACCCCTTTAGTAGAAGAAAACTACTATGATTTGATAGAACCAGATCCAGTTAGCATTGAGTCACAAACTGCAAGCCGTTTTCAAGATGGAACTTGGAGTTGGAATGACATTCAGCCCGTGATTGCGGTTGAGGAAGTTTCGGCTTCGGCTTCGGCTTCGTTAGTAACAAGAGAAAAGAGAAGTCATAGGATGGATGGTGATGATGTTAATTGTAATAATGAACAAGAGGGAAGGGGTAGCAAGCTTTCAGCTAACTTCTCTGATGAATTAGAACCACCAGAGATTTTAGATGAGGTACTATTTTATCAAACAGGAAGGCATCAACTGCAACAAGCACCACAGAATGTTGATTCGGGAGGAAAGGCGATAGTGAGACGCTCGCGTTTGAAGAAAGGATCTACTGATAACGCGGCGGCTGTGGATTTGTGGACCATGCTAACTCAATGTGCGCAGGCAGTGGCGAGCTACGATCAAAGGAATACAAATGAGCTACTCAAGCAGATTAGGCTACACTCTTCGCCTTATGGAGATGGACTCCAGCGTTTAGCTTATTACTTTGCTCAAGGTCTTGAGATCAGATTGGCTGCCGAGACGCCATCGTATGTGCCTGTTGAAGTGGCAACAGCTGGAGATATGTTGAAAGCTTACAAACTCTTCTTTACCGCGTCTCCTTTGCAGAGAATGACGAATGGGTTGATAACCGAAACAATTTTCAGTATAGTGAAGAACGAGAGCAGCGTTCATGTTATCGATTTTGGAATTTGCTATGGTTTCCAATGGCCCTGCCTCATCAAAAAACTTTCAACAAGGCCTGGTGCCAAGCTTCGAATTACGGGAATTGAGATTCCTCAGCCAGGATTTAGACCAGCAGAATGGGTGGAGGAAACTGGACGGCGTTTAGAAAAATACTGCAAGAAGTTCAATGTTCCATTTGAATACAACTGCATTGCACAGAAATGGGATACTATCCGGATAGAGGATTTAAAGATAGACCGGAATGAAATGACTTTTGTTAGCTGTTTGTACAGACtgaaaaatttgcctgatgaaacTGTGGCAGTGAATTGTCCAAGAGAAGCTGTGTTGAAGTTGGTCAGGAAGATTAATCCAAAAATCTTCTTCCATGGAGTTGTAAATGGAAGTTATAGTGCTCCGTTTTTTCTGACTCGGTTTCGAGAAGCACTCTACCACTTCTCATCGTTGTTTGATATGTTCGAGGCTAATGTGCCTCGCGAAGACACGCAAAGGTTCATGCTTGAGAAAGGGCTGTTTGGAAAGGATGCTATAAATGTCATAGCTTGTGAGGGTGCAGAGAGAGTTGAAAGGCCTGAGACCTACAAGCAGTGGCAGATCAGGAACAAGAGAGCAGGGTTCAAGCAAATCAGGTTGGATTCTAAGTTGGTGAATGAAACCAAAGTAGTGTTGAAGAGGGAATACCATAAAGATTTTGTAGTTGATGAGGATGGTAAGTGGGTTTTGCAGGGATGGAAAGGCCGTATTTTGAATGCTTTTTCTGCTTGGGTTCCTGCTTAA
- the LOC131653956 gene encoding scarecrow-like protein 30, which yields MLSSNTFLPDFCVPNTVNQVTDGFELESSTSSPSSFTSSNEESSEGSRYSNNFLRYITDILMDEEDELERQPCMLQECLRLQAAEKSFYDVLGQSYPNSSCDDTTDPDGNFGPAASFESNSSSCTTDNSYESNWVNLVGEIDSSPLQLQTHLVEQNYYEVTQADPGVIESQAANYFHNETWSLNDIQPVMVAEVSASLVPREKRSHKTYDNDDTSNEEEGRGSKVSAIFSGELEAPEILDEVLLCQTGRTQNQQASQNDDSVGKATATSSRSKKVSRNNNAPAVDLWTMLTQCAQAVANYDQRNTNELLNQIRQHSTPFGDGLQRLAHYFANGLEIRLAAETPTYKALDVATAGDMLKAYKLFVTSSPLQRMTNLLLTKTILSVVKNESSIHIIDFGICYGFQWPCLIKTLSSRHGGPPKLRITGIDLPQPGFRPAERVEETGRRLGNFCKKFNVPFEYNSIAQKWETIRLKDLKIDRNETTLVSCLYRLKNLPDESVAVNCPRDAVLKLIKKINPKIFFHGVVNGSYSAPFFLTRFKEALYHFSSLFDMFEANVPREDTQRTMLEKGLFGRDAINVIACEGAERVERPETYKQWQIRNRRAGFKQIRLDSKLVNETKAMLKREYHKDFVVDEDGKWVLQGWKGRILNAFSAWVPV from the coding sequence ATGCTTTCTTCAAACACCTTTTTGCCAGATTTTTGTGTTCCTAACACAGTAAACCAAGTAACAGATGGTTTTGAGTTGGAAAgttcaacatcttcaccttcatctTTCACAAGCTCAAATGAAGAATCCTCAGAAGGGTCAAGATACTCTAATAACTTCCTGAGATACATAACTGACATCCTCATGGATGAAGAAGATGAGTTAGAGCGCCAACCCTGCATGTTGCAGGAATGTTTAAGACTCCAAGCTGCTGAAAAATCATTCTATGATGTTCTTGGCCAGAGCTATCCTAATTCATCATGTGATGATACCACTGACCCCGATGGAAATTTTGGTCCCGCCGCTAGTTTTGAGAGCAATAGCAGCAGCTGCACCACTGATAACTCGTATGAATCTAATTGGGTCAATCTTGTCGGAGAAATTGACTCGTCGCCATTACAACTACAAACCCATTTAGTAGAACAAAACTACTATGAGGTGACACAAGCTGATCCAGGTGTCATTGAGTCACAAGCTGCTAATTATTTTCACAATGAAACTTGGAGTTTGAATGATATTCAACCAGTAATGGTTGCAGAGGTTTCAGCTTCACTGGTACCAAGAGAAAAGAGAAGTCATAAGACATATGATAATGATGATACTTCTAATGAAGAAGAGGGAAGAGGTAGCAAGGTTTCAGCTATCTTCTCTGGTGAATTAGAGGCGCCAGAGATATTAGATGAGGTACTTCTTTGTCAGACAGGAAGGACTCAAAACCAACAAGCATCACAAAATGATGATTCAGTTGGAAAGGCAACGGCAACTAGTTCGCGTTCAAAGAAAGTATCTAGAAATAACAATGCCCCAGCTGTGGATTTGTGGACCATGCTAACTCAATGTGCGCAGGCTGTAGCGAACTATGATCAAAGGAATACAAATGAGCTTCTCAATCAGATTAGGCAACATTCTACGCCATTTGGGGATGGGCTCCAGCGTTTAGCTCATTACTTTGCTAATGGTCTTGAGATCAGATTGGCTGCCGAGACACCTACTTATAAGGCGCTTGATGTGGCAACTGCTGGAGATATGCTGAAAGCTTACAAACTATTTGTTACCTCGTCTCCTTTGCAGAGAATGACAAATTTGTTATTAACCAAAACGATTCTCAGTGTGGTGAAGAACGAGAGCAGCATTCATATTATCGATTTTGGAATTTGCTACGGTTTCCAGTGGCCATGCCTAATCAAAACACTTTCATCACGACATGGCGGTCCTCCAAAGCTTCGCATTACGGGAATTGACCTTCCTCAGCCAGGATTTAGGCCTGCAGAGAGGGTGGAGGAAACGGGACGGCGGTTAGGAAACTTCTGCAAGAAGTTCAATGTCCCGTTTGAATACAACAGCATTGCACAGAAATGGGAAACTATCCGGCTCAAGGATCTAAAGATAGACAGGAATGAAACAACTCTTGTTAGCTGTTTGTATAGACTGAAAAACCTTCCTGATGAATCTGTGGCAGTGAATTGTCCAAGAGATGCTGTGTTGAAGTTGATTAAAAAGATTAATCCAAAAATCTTCTTCCATGGAGTTGTCAATGGAAGTTATAGTGCACCGTTTTTCCTGACTCGGTTTAAGGAAGCATTATACCATTTCTCATCATTGTTTGATATGTTTGAGGCTAACGTGCCTCGCGAAGACACACAGAGGACGATGCTTGAGAAAGGGTTGTTTGGAAGGGATGCTATAAATGTAATAGCTTGTGAGGGTGCAGAGAGAGTTGAAAGGCCTGAGACCTACAAGCAATGGCAGATCAGGAACAGGAGAGCAGGGTTCAAACAAATCAGGTTAGATTCTAAGTTAGTGAATGAAACCAAAGCAATGTTGAAGAGGGAATACCATAAAGATTTTGTAGTTGATGAGGATGGTAAGTGGGTTTTGCAGGGATGGAAAGGGCGAATTTTGAATGCTTTTTCTGCTTGGGTTCCTGTTTAA
- the LOC131653957 gene encoding uncharacterized protein LOC131653957: MSKLSSTLTNLKFMQRAAAREEKIEKVEEEVKPDVSFGSTSTVSRRCVVIVEGDPHPGAFKGRMSFQSFNPKVDKLNEEEVGLNQPVAKTSISKNKNANVSVRENNSSGEDTEYDNTSEKSNGSVKRKQSEVINEQHYPNKSPKNDQGNKPSSSNNGLGSFKKPSVDKLDWNVLRSSGVKQK, from the exons ATGTCAAAGCTTTCGAGCACGTTGACGAACTTGAAG TTCATGCAAAGGGCAGCTGCGAGAGAGGAGAAAATCGAGAAAGTTGAAGAAGAGGTCAAACCTGATGTCAGTTTTGGTTCAACCTCAACGGTTTCTAGAAGATG TGTGGTCATAGTGGAAGGTGATCCTCATCCCGGAGCATTTAAAGGTCGAATGTCTTTTCAAAGTTTTAATCCAAAAGTTGAT AAATTAAATGAGGAAGAAGTAGGACTTAATCAGCCCGTAGCCAAAACTAgcatttctaaaaataaaaatgcaaatgtaTCTGTTAG AGAAAATAACTCTTCAGGAGAAGATACAGAATACGATAACACGAGTGAAAAGAGTAATGGCAGTGTTAAAAGGAAGCAGTCTGAAGTAATTAATGAACAACATTATCCTAACAAATCACCCAAGAATGATCAAGGAAACAAACCGTCATCTTCAAACAATGGTTTGGGCTCTTTCAAAAAACCATCTGTAGATAAGCTAGACTGGAATGTTCTTAGATCATCTGGTGTCAAGCAAAAGTGA
- the LOC131648269 gene encoding uncharacterized protein C24B11.05-like: MENGDQFLESKSKYDCLLFDLDDTLYPFSSGLSGHVTENIQEYMLEKLGIQKDKVPELCVSLYKIYGTTMAGLKAIGYDFDYDDFHSFVHGRLPYNLLKPDPVLRGILLSLPFRKIIFTNADDAHAKRVLHRLGLEDCFERIISFETLNSFKSNNFNSPGGEYKQISTGIFDFYEYIRNPDADIVLPKTPVVCKPFQDSFEKVFEMVDIDPQRTLFFDDSIRNIETGKSLGLHTVLVGTSHRTKGVDYALESIHNMKEAFPELWEVDERSKNVKYSRKVSIETSVKA; encoded by the exons ATGGAAAACGGAGATCAGTTTCTGGAATCCAAATCCAAATACGATTGTCTTTTGTTTG ATCTGGATGATACTCTTTATCCTTTTAGTTCTGGATTATCAGGTCATGTGACTGAAAATATTCAAG AGTATATGCTTGAAAAGCTTGGGATACAAAAGGATAAAGTTCCTGAATTGTGTGtttctttatataaaatttatgggACAACGATGGCAGGTCTCAag GCTATTGGCTATGATTTTGACTATGATGACTTTCATAG CTTTGTTCATGGAAGATTGCCATATAATTTGCTAAAGCCTGATCCTGTTCTAAGGGGAATTTTGCTAAGCTTACCCTTTAGAAAAATT ATATTTACAAACGCAGACGATGCACATGCAAAGAGAGTGCTTCACAGGCTTGGACTAGAGGATTGTTTTGAAAGAATCATAAGCTTTGAGACACTTAATTCCTTCAAATCAAATAACTTCAACTCTCCTGGCGGTGAATATAAACAAATTTCCACaggaatatttgatttttacgaGTACATTCGTAATCCTGATGCTGATATTGTGCTCCCAAAGACTCCGGTTGTCTGTAAACCCTTTCAAGATTCGTTTGAAAAGGTTTTTGAGATGGTAGATATTGACCCTCAAAGAACA TTGTTCTTTGATGACAGTATCCGCAATATTGAGACAGGAAAATCCTTGGGCCTTCACACAGTCTTG GTTGGAACTTCCCATAGAACTAAAGGAGTGGATTATGCATTGGAGAGCATCCATAATATGAAGGAGGCATTTCCAGAACTGTGGGAAGTTGATGAGAGGAGTAAAAATGTCAAGTATTCTAGAAAGGTTTCAATTGAAACATCAGTTAAAGCTTAA
- the LOC131651356 gene encoding factor of DNA methylation 4-like, producing the protein MYRQSDLEYYRRRYFLELKDDYHKLEVSDSTFRCPICFNKDYYSLTELLRHASRIAADSHGETVTEIARHSALERYLHFKISDNKSHDMNMMNVDTDMSLNVSSGEGKSFNVNVADDKAQSVTENAVQDRSLAMVIAKDKSPVVNTTAEDEFVWPWMVVLANNVTKFDPNCRKYIGKSHKKIKEELYARGFQPLKVTALWNIRGQTPFVIVAFGKEWDGFNNALQLERSFEAEQCGKRDYVGLKGERGDKLFGWMARADDYNSRDIVGKNLRENGDLKTVSGKEAEDNRKALKLVSGLANTLKQKNMELEQTASKYDEASVFLNRVMNQKDEMLEHFNKEICKMRNAERNYLQNVSKDHEKAMLELEARRKELSSREENLQKRQADNHNERNKLSLEKKNNEMAIAEQQKADDKMMRLAEEHQKEKDKLHKKIHDLERGLDAKQALELEIERLKGAFHVMNHIGETDLDEQKKLEAIKINLREKEEQLEGVEDLQQTLVIQERKTNDELQDARKKLISWIGCPKNTSRVIIAVKRMGDLDIKPFEEASKRKFPAEGNGKAAQRKLADERKMKASQWCSQWDGYLRDPSWHPFKIVTDKEGNSKEILDENDEKLKSLRDELGDEVHDAVATALKELNEYNPSGRYPVPELWNFREGRKASLKEGVAHLMRQWKLSKQKKA; encoded by the exons ATGTACCGACAATCTGATTTGGAATACTACCGGCGTAGATATTTCCTTGAGTTGAAAGATGATTATCACAAACTCGAAGTCTCCGACTCAACTTTTAGGTGTCCGATCTGTTTCAACAAGGACTATTACTCTTTGACTGAGCTTCTCAGACATGCATCGAGGATTGCTGCTGACTCGCATGGTGAGACTGTGACAGAAATTGCCAGGCACTCTGCTCTTGAAAGGTATCTTCACTTCAAAATTTCTGATAATAAGTCACATGATATGAATATGATGAATGTTGATACCGATATGTCACTTAATGTGAGTAGTGGTGAGGGTAAGTCATTTAATGTGAATGTTGCTGATGATAAGGCTCAGTCAGTTACTGAGAATGCTGTTCAGGATCGGTCACTTGCTATGGTTATTGCTAAGGATAAGTCACCTGTTGTGAATACTACTGCTGAAGATGAGTTTGTCTGGCCTTGGATGGTGGTTCTGGCAAACAATGTTACCAAATTTGACCCAAACTGTCGTAAGTATATAGGAAAGAGTCATAAGAAAATTAAGGAGGAGCTGTACGCCAGAGGGTTTCAACCGCTGAAAGTTACTGCACTATGGAATATTAGAGGGCAAACCCCTTTTGTGATTGTTGCATTTGGAAAAGAATGGGATGGTTTCAACAATGCTTTGCAGCTAGAAAGAAGCTTTGAAGCAGAACAGTGTGGTAAGAGAGATTACGTGGGTTTAAAGGGGGAGCGAGGAGATAAACTCTTTGGATGGATGGCACGTGCCGATGATTATAATTCCAGGGATATTGTGGGCAAAAACCTCCGCGAAAACGGGGATTTGAAAACTGTTTCTGGAAAAGAAGCTGAGGATAATAGGAAAGCTTTGAAGCTTGTATCTGGTTTGGCTAACACTCTAAAGCAGAAGAACATGGAATTGGAACAAACAGCAAGCAAGTATGATGAGGCTAGTGTGTTTCTAAACAGAGTGATGAATCAAAAAGATGAGATGCTTGAACACTTTAACAAAG AAATATGCAAGATGCGGAATGCCGAACGCAATTATTTGCAAAATGTGTCCAAGGATCATGAAAAAGCCATGCTGGAATTGGAGGCTCGGAGAAAGGAACTTTCGTCCCGTGAAGAGAATTTGCAGAAGCGTCAAGCAGATAATCATAATGAGAGAAATAAGCTATCTCTTGAAAAGAAAAAC AATGAGATGGCCATAGCAGAGCAACAAAAGGCTGACGACAAAATGATGCGTTTGGCTGAAGAACATCAG AAAGAGAAAGACAAACTTCACAAGAAAATCCATGACCTAGAGAGAGGACTTGATGCAAAGCAAGCATTGGAATTGGAAATTGAACGGCTGAAAGGAGCTTTCCATGTAATGAACCACATTGGAGAGACTGATCTGGACGAGCAGAAAAAACTGGAGGCGATCAAAATAAATCTGCGTGAAAAGGAAGAGCAACTGGAAGGGGTTGAAGATCTTCAACAAACATTGGTTATTCAGGAGCGCAAAACTAATGATGAGTTGCAAGATGCCCGCAAAAAATTGATCAGT TGGATTGGCTGCCCGAAGAACACTTCTCGGGTCATAATTGCTGTGAAAAGGATGGGGGACCTTGATATTAAGCCGTTTGAGGAGGCATCCAAGAGAAAGTTTCCGGCTGAAGGGAACGGGAAAGCAGCTCAGAGAAAACTTGCCGATGAAAGGAAAATGAAAGCAAGTCAGTGGTGCTCACAGTGGGATGGCTATCTTAGAGATCCAAGCTGGCATCCATTCAAAATTGTAACTGATAAAGAAGGGAATTCCAAG GAGATTttagatgaaaatgatgaaaaactGAAAAGTTTGAGGGATGAACTCGGAGACGAGGTGCATGATGCAGTAGCTACAGCTCTGAAGGAATTAAACGAATACAATCCTAGTGGCAGATATCCAGTACCGGAACTCTGGAATTTTAGGGAAGGGAGGAAGGCTTCGCTGAAAGAGGGTGTTGCCCATTTGATGAGGCAATGGAAGTTGTCAAAACAAAAGAAAGCTTGA